The window AGACAAGATGAACAGACAATGGACTGCCAACTGCTGGACTACAGATTGATGGACTGGCTAGTCAGTGCCATTGAAAACAGTCAACTCGCAGAGGCAAGCATTCCCCAGCCAAATACTGTTTCTTTAGGCGAAAGCGGGCCACCATTAGTTCGGTACCTGCAGGAAACTTGGAAAAGCCAGCCCACTGGTGAAACAGCGCAAATGGCTTTAACACTATCACCAGCGGTCAACCAGATTAGTAACAACCCCAACACAAATTCCCTGAAGGTGTTTGTGGAGCAGGTACAGGCGGAACTTGGAGCGCGGGTGGTCACTGAACCAAAACATAATGTTGAAACTGAAGTTATGGTGATACCAAACTCAGCAGGGGGTACTATCCTGCCTGCTGAACAGCCGATGGAGCCAGTTGCATTGCCAACAGTTTCCCGGTTGCGCGAACAGGTCGACTTTGAGCTAACAGCGGTGGAAGCGGAAGTAGCATGCGGTAGATCATACGCCATGACGTCTGAGCTGGATAAAGCCAAAGTGGGCATTCAGCAAAAAACAGCGGAGCCCTCAGCAGGTAGACTACTTAGAGCAATTCGTGTGTATGAGTTTAGAGACGAAAAAGAGTTAAAAGTTTCACCCACTAACATCCCTGGGGAGGTTTTCCCAGCCACACCAGAACCCGCGACTGGAAACCTGGACCAACGGAGGTCTGAGTTGGTAAGTGAACTACCCCGTCCCAAAATAGAGGAGATCCTTCGCCAGGTTGTCAACCACGTTCGCTTGCGGGTAGGGAATGGTCATTCGGAAATTCGGATACACTTGAAACCTGAATTTTTAGGGCAATTGAAGATCACTGTTCAGATTGAAGGGGGGCTGATCGCAGCCAGCTTCACGGCTGAAAACCTGCAGGTCAAGCAATTGCTCGAAGCCAATTTGCCTTTGCTCAAACAATCTTTAGAAGAGCATGGATTACGGTTTGACCGATTGGATGTCTCCCTGGACGCATGGTCGTCATTCTCTGGGCATTCTTACCAGACTGACCAGCAACAGTGTTATGATTGGCCGAAGTGGTCAAATTTCCGTTCAGCTAACAATTATAACGACGTGGTAAGTGAAACGCCCGAACTCAGTCGGTGGCGACAACCGACCGGCGGAAAAATCGATTTTCTGGTGTAGAGGGGTGAATTTATGAGTGTAACGACAGTACAGGGAATGACTGGAAACCAAGAAACGGCAGCGGCTGGTACCACGACTAAGAAAAAAAACAATGAATTAGGTAAAGATTCTTTTTTGAACCTTCTGGTTACCCAGTTGAAAAATCAGAATCCACTTGAGCCGGTCAAGGATGCTGATTTTATCGCACAAATGGCCCAATTCAGTTTGCTAGAACAAATGCAGAACTTGAACAGAGAATTTATGATTGGTCGGGCTGTCGGTCTGCTGGGAAAAAACATCGAGTTTAGGCATCCAGAATCTGAACAGTTGTCTAACGGCCGAGTGAGCGGGATGAAAGTGGTTGATGGGTCGCCGAAAGTCATTGTCGACGACGTTGAGGTGCCACTGTCAAGTATTGAGCAGGTTTGGGAGTAGGGGGGCGAGGGTTATGGTTGATAAGGTGTATTTTCCTCAACCGATTGTGCCCGTAAAACAGCCCACTGACAGCGGAATAGGTAAGCCAAATATCGCACATCAATCTAACCCCTCGTTTCAGGAGATTCTGGAACGGCAGTTGTACTCTAACCTCAAGTTTTCTCAACACGCGCAACAGCGGCTGAATGCCCGCCAAATCCAGTTAGGGACGGAAGAACTCGAACAGCTGAGCGCGGCGGTGGAGAAAGCGGCGCAAAAAGGAGCACGCGATTCTCTGATTGTAATGAATAACCTGGCCTTTATCGTCAGTGTGAAGAATAAGACAGTCATTACTGCCGTCGATGAAGCCAACCTGAAGGAAAACGTGTTCACTAATATTGACAGTGCAGTGATTATTTAATGGGCTGGACCTCTGGAAGGAAGCCCGAGGCCGTGGAACGATTGAAGCGGTGCTAAATGGCTTTTTGGAAAAAGGAGGTTAATAAAAAATGATGCGTTCAATGTTCGCGGGCTCATCTGGCCTGCGTAATCATCAAATCCGAATGGATGTTGTCGGGACAAATATTGCTAATGTCAACACGATTGGCTATAAAAAAAGCCGGGTGACTTTCCGGGATGCTCTGTACCAGTCACTAAGGGGAGCTTCAGCTCCGCAAGGCAACCGGGGTGGTACAAATCCCCAACAAGTCGGGTTAGGTAATGCCGTGGGCAGCATTGACGTGGTCCAGGGGGCTGGCAGTGCCCAGACCACCGGCAAGATGACCGACCTGTCTATTCAGGGAGAAGGATTCTTCATTCTCACTGACGGCAGCGGCCGCCGTTTTTACACCCGGGCGGGAACGTTTGATTTTGACACCACGGGGAACTATGTTAACGTAACAAATGGGTTCAAAGTCATGGGGTACATGGCTGACCCGGCGACAGGAGCCATCGACAACTCTACCTTGACCGCGATTGATCTTTCGGGGTATAAATCAGTTCCCCCGAAGGCGACCAGTGAGATGAAGTTAAGTGGGAACCTTGATTCAGGGACAGCCTCTAATGATACTATTGTCCTAAACAAAAAGATCTATGACAGTCAGGGCGGCGAGCACTTGATCAACATTACGTTTACCAAGTCGGCTACAACTAACCAATGGACCGCGAGCCTGGGTGCCAGTGACCCAGCAATAAGTGGAATTACTGTCGCTAATCCTGCCAGCTGGACCAACCTTGTATTTGATTCCGCTGGGAAGGTTGATCTTACCGCCAGCGGACTTGACACGACTGCCGGCAAGGTCACGGTCAACATAGCTTACACCGGATTGGGTGTTGCCACCCCGCAGTCGATCACAATTGACATGAATAACCTTACTCAATACCGGGCCGAGTCCACGGCCTGGGCGGAGTACCAGAATGGTTACCCCCAGGGGGATTTACGGAGTATCAGCATTGACATTACAGGGACGATTCTCGGCACCTACTCGAACGGCCAAACTCAAAGCATTGCCCAGGTGGCCCTGGCCACCTTCCAGAATCCGAGCGGACTGTTCGCGCTCGGTGACAGTATGTTCCAGGATTCGCCAAACTCAGGTGATGCCGATATCGGTACACCCGGGAGCAAATCTCGCGGCAGTATTCTACCCGGGACATTGGAGATGTCTAACGTGGACCTGTCGCTGGAATTTACCGACATGATTTCTACCCAACGCGGGTTCCAGGCTAACGCCCGGATTATCACGGCTTCCGATGAGATGCTGCAGGAACTGGTTAATTTGAAACGATAAGACGGAGCGGGGGATGACCTGCAGCTCATCCCCCATCTCTGTTTTTGTTAATCCCAGGTTAAATCAAATCGCTGTGGCGTAAGACCGAGACGGGTTTAAAGGAGGCCGGCCGATGATTAAGTTGACTAGGTTGAATAACACGGTGCTGGTGGTTAACTCTGAGCTAATTGAGTTTGTCGAGGAGACGCCGGATACGGTAGTTACCCTGACCACCGGCCACAAGGTGGTGGTCAAGGAGCCAGCAGAGGAGATCATCAAGCGCGTGGTGGCCTTTAAACGCGTGATTCATCAGGAACTGGGCCAGAATCGGGCCGAGGAATAATTATTTCAACTGTCTGATCATGGATTGTCGAACGGGATGGAGGGTTGGTTACCAGTGGCGGATGGCAAAGATGTTAGTGTGAAAAACAGTTGGTTAGATTGGCGCCTGATTGTGGTTGGCCTGGCAATTTTTTTGGTCGCGGCCGGCGTAGCATACGGAGCGGCAAAAATGGCCATGTCTCCACCGAGTTGGACAAAAAAGACCGAAGCAGTTGAGCACGGACCACTAGTTAAGGCAGGTGAATTTGTGGTCAATATCGCTGATACTCAGGGGCGCCGGTTCTTAAAAACGGAAGTGGTTTTAGAGTTGACAGACAAGAAGACCGAAAAAGAATTTCAGACTAAGCTGCCGATTATTCAAGACCGCATTCTCTCACTTTTGAGCAGTAAAACAGTGACAGACCTGCAAGTTGACCAGCGAGAGCGGCTCAAACAGGAAATGATGGACCAGATCAACACTGCCCTGGGGACCAAGCAGATCAAAATGGTTTATTTCACCACGTTCATCATGCAGTAAATATGATATTCTGGTCAAAGGAATGGAGGTGAGCCGCCTTGAGTGAAATACTGTCTCAGGCTGAAATCGATGCCCTCTTGTCTGCCCTGTCCACGGGTACGGTCAGCGCTGAGGAATTAAAGCAGGAAGAGCAGAAGAAAAAAGTCCGTGTTTATGATTTTCGCCGACCGAACAAGTTTTCTAAAGATCAAATACACACTTTACGAGTAATTTATGAAAATTACGGGCGGTCTCTATCCACCTACCTGTCTGCCCTGCTTAGAACAGTTGTCCATGTTAATGTGCTTTCGGTAGAACAATTGACGTACGAGGAATTTGCCAAATCATTACCGAACCCGTCAATTGTTAATATCTTTACAATGGAACCCTTGGATGGAAATGGGATTTTGGAAATCAATCCCACGATCGCTTTTACCGTCATAGATCGCCTTTTTGGGGGGCCGGGGCGGCCGCCGGATAAGATTCGTGCGCTTACGGAAATTGAGCGCACAGTAATTGAACGAATTGTCCAGAAAATGCTCGACCTTTTCCGTGAACCCTGGGAAACCTTTATCAAGATTTCACCACACCTGGAGATGATCGAGTCCAACCCTCAGTTTGCTCAGATTGTTTCCCAGACAGAGATGGTGGTACTTATCTCCCTCGAATGTAAGATAGGTGAGCAAATTGGCATGATTAACATCTGCATTCCCTTTCTTGTACTGGAGCCAATCGTTAGTAAATTAAGTGTTCATTTTTGGTTTTCTAGTTCGGCCAAAGAGAGGACCCGCGAGCATATAGAATCTTTGCGCCAACAGATTGAAAGGACCTCAGTTCCAGTAACTGTGATTCTAGGCCGTGCGAAGATTAGCGTCGGCGAATTGCTGGATCTCCAGGTTGGTGACGTTATTCCTCTGGAGCGAAAGATTTCGGAAGACCTTGAGATCCTGATTGGTAAGCGTCCTAAATTCTTCGGTCAACCAGGGATTGTCGGCCATAAGATGGCCATCCAAATCCGAACGGTGATCGACCAAGGAGATGATGAAGATGAGTAATGGGATACTTTCTCAGGAAGAAATCGATGCTCTGCTTAAAGGCGGTTCTCTAGGTGCCCCGACTGATAATCCTTCGAGTGCGCCGGGTGGCCTATTAACGGACATTCAGCGGGATACTCTGGGGGAAATCGGAAATATCAGCATGGGGACAGCGGCGACAACGCTGTCAACGCTGCTGGGGAAACGGGTTTCTATTACCACTCCTCGGGTTACTGAAACGACGCGAAGCCAACTTCAGAGTGAGTACCCACTCCCATACGTAGTGGTTGATGTAGGCTATACTTCTGGTCTAGAAGGCAATAATCTACTGGTGATTAAAAAATCAGATGTTGGTATCATTGTTGATCTGATGATGGGAGGGGATGGAACTAATCCACCAGAGGAGCTAAGTGAACTGCACCTGAGTGCTATTGGAGAAGCAATGAACCAAATGATGGGTTCAGCGACAACTTCAATGTCGACCATGTTTGGTCGAAGAATTGAGATTGCACCACCCAAGATTAATCTGGTCGATTTTGCGGAGAATGAACTGAACGAGAAATTGGGGGAGCAGTTTGAACCCCTGGTGCAGGTAGCTTTCCGTATGGAAATTGAGAATTTACTTGATAGTGAGATCATGCAGATTATTCCCCTGGTTTACGCCAAGGAAATGGTCAATTCGCTTTTGGGTGGTAACACCACAGAAACCCAAACATCAGCAGTGGCTTCGGTTCCGGTTCAGACGAAAACCGCTCCTTCAGAAAAGGTGGCAGCGGTTTCGGCCCAAGCCCCGTTCCAGGGCCAGGCCAGAGCGGTGAGTTTTCCACAAGATACACCGATCGGTCATCCCGATGTGGCTGTTCAGCCGGCTCAGTTCATGCCTTTAAATCAGATCGGGGGTAGCAATCAGGTCGGCAATCTCGTTAATATTGATCTGATCATGGATGTACCATTACAGATTACAGTCGAGTTAGGAAAGACCAGAAAAACTATTAAGGAAATTCTTGAGTTTGGGCCAGGAGCAATTATCCAACTGGACAAATTGGCTGGCGAGCCTGTTGATTTGTTGGTCAACGGAAAACTGATCGCCAAGGGCGAAGTAGTCGTGATTGATGAAAACTATGGAGTCCGCGTGACAGCTATTATCAGCCCATTTGAACGAATGCCCAACTTACAGTAAAGGAGGATATCAATGGGTAAAAGAATTCTGGTTGTTGACGATGCCGCCTTTATGCGGATGATGATCAAAGATATTCTGACAAAAAATGGCTACGAGGTTTGCGGTGAGGCAGAAAACGGAGCCGTTGCCCTGGAAAAGTATCTTGAACTTCGGCCTGATCTGGTCACCATGGACATCACGATGCCGGAAATGGACGGGATCACCGCAGTTAAAGAAATCAGACGAATTGATCCCAGCGCGCGCGTCATTATGTGCAGTGCGATGGGTCAACAGGCGATGGTCATCGATGCAATTCAGGCCGGGGCACGTGATTTTATCGTCAAACCTTTTCAACCTGACCGAGTTTTGGAAGCAGTAGCTAAAGCCTTAGGTTAAAAATGAATGATGAAGATGGTGGTCTTTGCATGCGTTGCCGAAAACGCTTTCGGTGGCTTGGGCTCGTGGTTATAATTATATCAATGCTAATAAGTATTAGTGTTTCGGCTTCTGCGGCCCCAGTGACGACCGAGGATCAATCGGTGAATTTACCAGAATATCAAGCTCCCCAGTTAAAAGAAAACCCAAGCATGTTTGGGTTGTTCGTGCGCTTAACGGTCAGCCTGCTGTTGATCACGGGGTTAGCGTATGCTCTGATTAAGATTATTGGTCGTCAGTGGGGGTATTCTTCCGTGGGGACATGGATTAACATTCTTGATCAGCTAGCCCTGGGGCAAAACAAGGGTATTTTCATCACCGAAATCGCCGGCAAAGTCTTTGTGCTGGGTGTGACCGACCACAGTATTAATAAACTGCTGGAAATCGATGATAAAGAGTTGGTAAAACTGATGAAAGAGCGACTTCCCCGGGAAGCTCAACCACAGAAAATTTTTGGCCGCTGGCAGGGATTGATTGATTTGTGGCGGGGGATAGCGAATTCTTCCCGTACGGGTGGAACAGGGCGGAACTTTCATCATTTGATCGAACAGCATCTCACCAGGCTCCGTGAGCTTTCTCCTGACCGCCGTACCAGTTCATCCAGGGGGAGTTCAGGTGGAGGAAAAGAGGGTAAGAACGATGATTACCACAAAGAGTAGCCGACTGACCACCTGGATTATTCTGGGACTGGTGCTGCTGCTGTTGTTGGGGTGGGTTGGCGCAGTCCAGGCGGAACCAATTCCCGTACCCCGGATCAATATTGGGGTTGATACCGCCGAAAAACCGCAGGAAGTAGCCAAAAGTCTTCAACTTTTGTTCTTGCTTACGGTCTTATCCCTGGCCCCGGCGATTTTAATCATGATGACTTCATTCACCCGGGTAATTGTTGTTTTATCCTTTGTCAGAAGCGCGCTGGCCACCCAGCAGATGCCGCCCAATCAGATTCTGATTGGTTTGGCTTTGTTTCTAACTTTCTTTATCATGGCTCCCACCTGGGAGCGGATTAATACCGAGGCTATTCAGCCGTATGTGGCGGGGCAGATTACCCAGGAAGAAGCCTGGAAAAAAGGCATGGAACCTTTGCGTAATTTTATGTTCCGCCAGACACGGGAGAGCGATTTGGCCCTGTTTGTTAATCTGGCCAAAATGGAGCGACCCAAAACATATTCTGACATCCCAAGTCATGTCTTGATTCCGGCGTTCATCATCAGTGAGTTAAAAACGGCCTTCCAAATTGGATTTGTTATTTTCATTCCGTTTCTGGTGATCGATATGGTTGTCTCAAGCGCCCTGATGTCCATGGGTATGTTAATGCTTCCCCCGATGATGATCTCCCTGCCATTCAAAATTTTGCTTTTCGTAATGGTGGATGGTTGGCATTTACTTATTCGGTCACTGGTCTTAAGTTTTCAATAAGGAGGAGATTCGATGAGTCAGGATCTGGTTATGTACCTGGCGAAAGAGGCTCTGTATGCTACTTTACTGTTATCAGCACCGATTCTGGGCGGAAGCTTGTTAGTGGGACTGCTGGTCAGCATTTTTCAAGCAACTACCCAGATCCAGGAGCAGACTTTGGCTTTCGTGCCGAAAATCATTGCGGTAATGGTGGTGATCGCAATTTTCGGCCCATGGATGATGGGGGTACTAAATACTTTCACCCAGAATCTGCTGGCGAACCTGCATACATTTATTACTGTTCGTTGAGGTAGTCTGAATGGACATGTTTGGCCAATTAATCCGACAAATCGATCTCTTCTTGTTGGTCCTGGGACGGGTAATCGGGGTGTTTGTGATTGCGCCGGTATTTGGCGGCCAGCGAATTCCAGGCGCAGTGCGTCTGGGCTTTACGGTGATGGTGGCAGGTTTGGTTACCATGGTGTTTCCAGTTAAGGTGTCCATTCCGCGTGACATGATTTATTACACCCTTGGGCTGATTACGGAGTTTCTGATTGGTTTTATGATTGGATTCGCTATGTACCTGGTATTCGTTGCGGTCCAGGTGGCTGGACAATTGATTGACATGCAAATGGGGTTTAGCATCGTCAATGTGCTCGATCCGCAAAGCGGAGTCCAAATACCCTTGATAGGTAATTTCCAGTATTTAATGGCCTTGTTGATCTTATTGTCCTTAAATGGTCATCATTTGATTCTGGCAGCCCTGGTTAAGAGTTATGATTTTATTCCCCTATTGGGCGGTCACCTGGTTGGACCGGTAACGGAAACTCTCTTGCGCATGTTTAGTGGTCTCTTCGTAACAGCGATTAAGATCGCTGCGCCGGTGGTGGGTTCCCTTCTGGTTACTGATGTCGCGCTGGGGATTATCGCCCGGACGGTACCGCAAATGAATGTCTTCATTGTGGGTATGCCAGCCAAGATTGCGATCGGTTTGGTGATCCTAATTTTAATCTTGTCTTTATACGTCTGGCTATTAGGCGTGCTGTTTGACCGCATGTTTCATGATGTGGATATATTGCTCCGGTTGCTGGGAGGACGAGGTTAATGGGCCATCACGTGGGTAGGCCAATGCTGTGGATTGATCTCCAGTTGTTTGCCGGTGAGAAGACCGAAAAAGCCACCCCCAGGAAACGCCAGGAAGCCAGGAAGCGCGGTCAAGTCCTGCGCAGCAATGAAGTCAACTCTGCCTTGATTTTATTGTTTACGTTTATGGTGTTGCGTTTCTATTTTCCCTATATGTGGGAGGCAATGGAAGGGTTCACACGCAGCTTTTTACTTGAAGAAACTAATGGAAACCTGACCCCGGCCAGTGTCCAGGTGATGTTTCTCAAAGCCATGTGGTTGATGACGCAGATTACCCTCCCGATCGTCGGCGCAGCGGTTATCGCCGGTCTACTGGCTAATTATATCCAGGTAGGTTTTCTCTTTTCGGCTGAGGTTATCCAGGTACGGCTTGACCGGCTCAATCCGATTGAAGGGTTACGACGGATCTTTTCAAAACGAGCCTTGGTGGAACTCGTTAAAGCCATCTGGAAGATTGTGGCAATAGGATATGTCATGTATTTAACCCTGGCCGACAATTTTGCTACCTTCCCGCAATTGATGGATATGGAGTTGGAAAGTATTATCATGTTTGTTAATCATCTGGTCTACAACTTGGCCTGGCGTGTGGGTCTGTTGTTGCTGACTCTGGCGGGGTTTGACTATCTGTATCAATGGTGGGAGTACGAAGAATCTTTGAAGATGAGCAAACAAGAATTAAAGGATGAGTATAAGCAGACCGAAGGGGATCCCCAGCTCCGAGCACGAATTCGGCAGAAACAACGCGAAATGGCAATGCGGCGAATGATGAGCGAGGTCCCTAAGGCGGATGTAGTGATCACCAACCCGACCCACTTTGCGGTCGCGCTAAAGTATGAGTCTCAGTCGATGGAAGCACCGGTTGTGGTCGCCAAGGGGCAGGATTTTATCGCCCAGAGAATTAAGGCAATTGCCCGGGAAAATCAGGTGACGATTGTGGAAAACCCCCCTTTGGCCCAGGCCATCTACCGTGGGGCCGAAATTGGCCAGGCTGTACCGCCGGAGCTGTACCAGGCAGTCGCCGAGGTACTGGCCTTTGTGTACCGCCTGCGAAAGAAGGCGTGGTAATATCGGTGGTAGGAGGTTTCCTCGCTCGATATATGCCTACAGCGGAATACGATTCTCGAATTAGGAGGCAGTTTCCATGGTAACACCTCCGACTGCAGACAGCCGGTTAACCAAATACAGTGATGTCATCGTTGCCGTGGCGGTCCTGGCCATCGTATTGATGATGATTGTGCCATTGCCGTTTCAACTGCTGGACTTTTTTCTGGTGTTTAACATCTCTTTTTCCCTGGTCATCCTGCTAGTGGCTATGTTTACCATCCAGCCCCTGCAGTTTTCGGTATTTCCGTCATTGTTATTGATTATGACTCTGTTGCGTTTGTCTCTGAACGTATCATCAACCCGTCTGGTTTTACTGAACGCCTTTGCTGGGGAGGTGATCCAGGCTTTTGGTGATTTTGTGGTGGGAGGCAATCCGGTAGTTGGTTTTATCATTTTCCTCATCCTGGTTGTCATTCAGTTCATCGTGATCACGAAAGGAGCAGAGCGGATTTCCGAAGTGGCCGCACGTTTTACCTTGGACGCTATGCCTGGAAAGCAGATGAGCATCGACGCCGACCTGAACGCGGGACTGATTACTGATGTCGAAGCCCGGCAGCGACGGAAAGAAATTCAGCGGGAGGCGGATTTTTACGGGGCCATGGATGGGGCCAGTAAATTTGTCAAAGGTGATGCGATCGCCGGGATCGTGATCATGTTTGTGAACATTATCGGGGGCTTCGTGATCGGCGTGGCCCAAAAAGGTATGCCGTTAACTAAGGCGCTCCATACCTACACCATCCTGACGGTTGGCGATGGTCTGGTAACTCAGATTCCAGCGTTGCTGATCTCGACCGCAGCTGGCATTGTGGTGACCAGGGCGGCCTCGGAATCGAATCTAGGACAAGATTTGACCCGACAGCTGTTTACCCAACCGAAAGTGCTGGCGATTGCCGCCGGAGTCCTGTTACTACTGGCCTTGTTTGGGTTGCCGGGAATTCCCCTGCTCATTATGGCTGGCTTCCTGGGAAGTCTGGCCTACTCTTTCCAGAGGGGGTTGAAGGAGTCAGCGGTGAAGGAGGCTGCCAGGGAAAAAGAACAGCAGTTACAGGAGATTAAGAAACCGGAGAATGTTATTTCCTTGATTCAGGTTGAACCCATGGAAGTGGAGTTAGGCTATGCTTTAATTCCCCTGGTAGACGCCAGTCAGGGAGGCGACCTGCTCGACCGGGTGGTGATGATTCGCCGACAATGTGCCCTTGAACTAGGTTTAATTGTTCCGCCAATCCGGATGCGGGATAACATGCAGCTACGGCCAAATGCCTATGTCATCAAGATCAAGGGAGTAGAAGTTGGACAGGGTGAGCTAATGCTTGATCATTATTTAGCCATGAGCCCGGGCACTGATGATCCAGAAATACGCGGAATTGAGACGAAAGAGCCGGCCTTTGGCTTACCCGCCAAGTGGATTTCTGCCAGCTTGCGTGACCGGGCGGAATTGGCCGGTTATACCGTGGTTGACCCACCATCAGTGGTGGCCACTCATTTGACGGAGATTATACGGCGCCATGCTCATGAAATATTGGGGCGTCAGGACGTGCAAAGCCTTCTAGATCACGTGAAACAGACGCATCCAGCAGTAGTCAATGAAGTGATGGACCGATTATCAGTTGGTGAGATTCAAAGAGTTCTGGCTAACCTACTGCGGGAAAGAGTGCCAATCCGGGATCTTGTGACCATTCTAGAAACACTGGCTGACTACGCTCGCGTAACCAAAGAGCTGGATTTATTGACGGAGTATGTTCGCCAGGCTTTAAGCCGCCAGATCACCAAGCTCTATGTACAGAATAATCGCAGCTTGTCGGTGATTACTCTGGATCCAGCTGTGGAGCAGACCTTGCGGAATGCCCTCCAGACCAGTGAGTATGGGACGTACCTTGCTCTGGAGCCCAATGTAGCGCAGCAATTAATTCAGCGATTAGCCAGTTTAGCGGAAATGGCTGCACAAAGAGGCTTTCAGCCGATCGTGGTCTGTGCGCCGGTGATCCGCTTACACTTTAAGCGTCTAACCGAGAAGGTTATCCCCAGTCTCGTGGTTTTATCATATAACGAACTTGATTCTCAGTTAGAACTTCATTCGATCGGGACGGTGAGCATCTAAGATGAGGGTGAAGCGCTTTGTTGGTAATAACCTGCAGGAGGCGATTCTCAAGGTAAAAACGGAAATGGGAAAAGAAGCCATTATCCTGCATACCCGTAAATTTAAAGAAGGCGGCTTCTTAGGTTTTTTTGCCCGGGAAGTTGTGGAGGTAACGGCGGCGGTGGATGATTTTCCTCCGCCCGTATCCCGACCCAATTCTCAGCCAGGTGAGGTATCCGCCGCGGCAGCGCCAGTTTTATCCGGTCAAACCAAACCCCAGGCGGTTGAATTTAGTCAACCGGAGAAGCGACCAGTAGTAACCAATGAACATAGTGACTCACTCGTACCCACGGAAGAATTGAAGGAAATGAAGACCGTGATGTACCAGCTGCTCGAGGAAATGAATCACTTAAAAGGCGGAAACTTATACCCCAAGCTGGTCCAGAAGGCTTATCACTTACTTCTTAATCATGAAGTTGAAGAAAAACTGGCGGTCAAATTAATTAATGGGATCTTGGAAAGAGCTGCACCTGATGAATTGAAAGACGCTAAGGTAATTAGGTTTTATCTGGAAGAGGGGATTCGGCAAATCCTCCGTGTTCCTCAGCCCATCGTCTTTAAAAATGGAGGGAAACAACAAATCGTTGCTTTAGTTGGCCCGACCGGTGTTGGCAAGACCACGACAATCGCCAAATTAGCCGCCAGTTTTAGCTTGTTGGAAAGAAAAAGGGTTGCCTTAGTGACCATTG is drawn from Bacillota bacterium and contains these coding sequences:
- the fliP gene encoding flagellar type III secretion system pore protein FliP (The bacterial flagellar biogenesis protein FliP forms a type III secretion system (T3SS)-type pore required for flagellar assembly.) — encoded protein: MITTKSSRLTTWIILGLVLLLLLGWVGAVQAEPIPVPRINIGVDTAEKPQEVAKSLQLLFLLTVLSLAPAILIMMTSFTRVIVVLSFVRSALATQQMPPNQILIGLALFLTFFIMAPTWERINTEAIQPYVAGQITQEEAWKKGMEPLRNFMFRQTRESDLALFVNLAKMERPKTYSDIPSHVLIPAFIISELKTAFQIGFVIFIPFLVIDMVVSSALMSMGMLMLPPMMISLPFKILLFVMVDGWHLLIRSLVLSFQ
- the fliQ gene encoding flagellar biosynthesis protein FliQ, coding for MSQDLVMYLAKEALYATLLLSAPILGGSLLVGLLVSIFQATTQIQEQTLAFVPKIIAVMVVIAIFGPWMMGVLNTFTQNLLANLHTFITVR
- the fliR gene encoding flagellar type III secretion system protein FliR yields the protein MDMFGQLIRQIDLFLLVLGRVIGVFVIAPVFGGQRIPGAVRLGFTVMVAGLVTMVFPVKVSIPRDMIYYTLGLITEFLIGFMIGFAMYLVFVAVQVAGQLIDMQMGFSIVNVLDPQSGVQIPLIGNFQYLMALLILLSLNGHHLILAALVKSYDFIPLLGGHLVGPVTETLLRMFSGLFVTAIKIAAPVVGSLLVTDVALGIIARTVPQMNVFIVGMPAKIAIGLVILILILSLYVWLLGVLFDRMFHDVDILLRLLGGRG
- the flhB gene encoding flagellar biosynthesis protein FlhB, which translates into the protein MLWIDLQLFAGEKTEKATPRKRQEARKRGQVLRSNEVNSALILLFTFMVLRFYFPYMWEAMEGFTRSFLLEETNGNLTPASVQVMFLKAMWLMTQITLPIVGAAVIAGLLANYIQVGFLFSAEVIQVRLDRLNPIEGLRRIFSKRALVELVKAIWKIVAIGYVMYLTLADNFATFPQLMDMELESIIMFVNHLVYNLAWRVGLLLLTLAGFDYLYQWWEYEESLKMSKQELKDEYKQTEGDPQLRARIRQKQREMAMRRMMSEVPKADVVITNPTHFAVALKYESQSMEAPVVVAKGQDFIAQRIKAIARENQVTIVENPPLAQAIYRGAEIGQAVPPELYQAVAEVLAFVYRLRKKAW
- the flhA gene encoding flagellar biosynthesis protein FlhA, encoding MVTPPTADSRLTKYSDVIVAVAVLAIVLMMIVPLPFQLLDFFLVFNISFSLVILLVAMFTIQPLQFSVFPSLLLIMTLLRLSLNVSSTRLVLLNAFAGEVIQAFGDFVVGGNPVVGFIIFLILVVIQFIVITKGAERISEVAARFTLDAMPGKQMSIDADLNAGLITDVEARQRRKEIQREADFYGAMDGASKFVKGDAIAGIVIMFVNIIGGFVIGVAQKGMPLTKALHTYTILTVGDGLVTQIPALLISTAAGIVVTRAASESNLGQDLTRQLFTQPKVLAIAAGVLLLLALFGLPGIPLLIMAGFLGSLAYSFQRGLKESAVKEAAREKEQQLQEIKKPENVISLIQVEPMEVELGYALIPLVDASQGGDLLDRVVMIRRQCALELGLIVPPIRMRDNMQLRPNAYVIKIKGVEVGQGELMLDHYLAMSPGTDDPEIRGIETKEPAFGLPAKWISASLRDRAELAGYTVVDPPSVVATHLTEIIRRHAHEILGRQDVQSLLDHVKQTHPAVVNEVMDRLSVGEIQRVLANLLRERVPIRDLVTILETLADYARVTKELDLLTEYVRQALSRQITKLYVQNNRSLSVITLDPAVEQTLRNALQTSEYGTYLALEPNVAQQLIQRLASLAEMAAQRGFQPIVVCAPVIRLHFKRLTEKVIPSLVVLSYNELDSQLELHSIGTVSI
- the flhF gene encoding flagellar biosynthesis protein FlhF codes for the protein MRVKRFVGNNLQEAILKVKTEMGKEAIILHTRKFKEGGFLGFFAREVVEVTAAVDDFPPPVSRPNSQPGEVSAAAAPVLSGQTKPQAVEFSQPEKRPVVTNEHSDSLVPTEELKEMKTVMYQLLEEMNHLKGGNLYPKLVQKAYHLLLNHEVEEKLAVKLINGILERAAPDELKDAKVIRFYLEEGIRQILRVPQPIVFKNGGKQQIVALVGPTGVGKTTTIAKLAASFSLLERKRVALVTIDTYRIAAVEQLKTYAQIIGIPIEVVFTPEALREAIAKHQDKDLIFLDTAGRSPKNAVQMSELNGFLHAGCPTDVFLVLSASTRYQDMLDVYNRFSAVPLTKLVFTKLDETNTFGPIINMVSRTKKRLSYITVGQNVPDDIEVADPQRIARLILGGMSG